In Streptomyces sp. NBC_00414, a single window of DNA contains:
- a CDS encoding DUF3344 domain-containing protein produces MRNSLGLLLRRGMVGAFSLASLWVPGGPAAAAPAPPDAPAAAEAESLTFTQRYRALGHGGIVRAANSSITCRGPVAPTAVSCPTARAGRAVANDGFDMFYIDIDKDPNTYNSSSAEVRLPAGARVSYARLYWGGNLRVGEQKPPKDNGRVLIAESGGRYKEVLADTLVGHRVAHGADAFQASADVTRLVRSSGAGAYTVAQVNVAMGHSAAGAWGGWTLMVAYEKESEPLRHLAIWDGFGPLGPGDDQAVRVDGMNFPAGAAGRLGLVAYNGDRGRTGDSLTVSDGRGGAVALGDGTNPRDDVLNSTIGEFDGTASRRTPAYANTLGYDSDVLDLREGLRRGGDRLDFRLSSRDAAWTGAMFVAVDAKR; encoded by the coding sequence ATGCGCAATTCCCTGGGTCTTCTGCTGCGCCGTGGGATGGTGGGTGCTTTTTCCCTCGCCTCTTTGTGGGTGCCGGGCGGACCGGCCGCGGCCGCCCCCGCCCCGCCGGACGCACCGGCCGCCGCCGAGGCGGAGAGCCTCACGTTCACACAGCGGTACCGCGCGCTCGGGCACGGCGGGATCGTCCGGGCGGCCAACTCGTCGATCACCTGTCGCGGGCCCGTCGCGCCGACGGCGGTGTCCTGCCCCACCGCACGCGCGGGCCGGGCGGTCGCCAACGACGGCTTCGACATGTTCTACATCGACATCGACAAGGATCCGAACACCTACAACTCCAGCAGCGCCGAGGTCCGGTTGCCGGCCGGCGCCCGCGTCTCGTACGCGCGGCTGTACTGGGGCGGGAATCTGCGGGTCGGTGAGCAGAAGCCGCCCAAGGACAACGGACGGGTGCTGATCGCCGAGTCCGGCGGCCGGTACAAGGAAGTGCTCGCGGACACCCTCGTCGGGCACCGGGTGGCGCACGGCGCGGACGCCTTCCAGGCCTCGGCGGACGTCACGCGGCTGGTGCGGTCGAGCGGCGCGGGCGCGTACACCGTGGCGCAGGTCAATGTGGCGATGGGTCACTCGGCGGCCGGCGCGTGGGGCGGCTGGACGCTGATGGTCGCGTACGAGAAGGAGTCGGAGCCGCTGCGGCACCTGGCGATCTGGGACGGCTTCGGCCCGCTGGGTCCAGGTGACGACCAGGCGGTCCGGGTGGACGGCATGAACTTCCCCGCGGGAGCGGCCGGCCGCCTGGGGCTCGTCGCCTACAACGGCGACCGCGGGCGGACCGGCGACTCGCTCACCGTGTCCGACGGGCGGGGCGGGGCGGTCGCTCTCGGCGACGGCACCAACCCCCGGGACGACGTACTGAACTCGACGATCGGCGAGTTCGACGGGACGGCCTCCCGGCGGACGCCCGCGTATGCGAACACGCTCGGGTACGACTCCGACGTCCTCGATCTGCGCGAGGGCCTGCGGCGTGGCGGGGACCGGCTGGACTTCCGGCTGTCGTCACGGGACGCGGCCTGGACCGGCGCGATGTTCGTCGCCGTCGACGCGAAGCGCTGA
- a CDS encoding chaplin — MSRIAKGLVFTSVAAAAMAGTAGIAAADSDAHGAAANSPGVLSGNLVQVPVHVPINLCGNTVNVIALLNPAFGNECAND; from the coding sequence ATGTCGCGTATCGCGAAGGGCCTGGTCTTCACCTCCGTTGCCGCCGCCGCCATGGCGGGCACCGCCGGCATCGCCGCCGCCGACAGTGACGCGCACGGCGCCGCCGCCAACTCCCCGGGTGTCCTGTCGGGCAACCTGGTGCAGGTCCCCGTCCACGTGCCGATCAACCTGTGCGGCAACACCGTGAACGTCATCGCGCTGCTGAACCCGGCGTTCGGCAACGAGTGCGCGAACGACTGA